Sequence from the Schistocerca americana isolate TAMUIC-IGC-003095 chromosome 11, iqSchAmer2.1, whole genome shotgun sequence genome:
GACACTATTATGAGTTTTAGTGTTGGAAGTAGCATTGCAGCAGCTTCAAGCACATTCTCTATACAGTATTCAGCAATGTTAAAGACACTATATAGCAAATCTAGATCACTACTAATATATATTGAAAGTCCACCACGCTGTTCTGTTTTTCTACAGAATCCTGTAAGTAAATCAAAGCTCAGTGGTACATACAAATCCAACTGACCTTCACTTAGCCAATGTTCATTAACACATAGTATGGTGGTTTTGTTCTTTCCTAAGAGGATACTCAAGTCATCAATTTTATTTCTTAAAGACATGATATTTATATGCATGAATAAAAGGGATTCGTTGTTACATGATGGTAGGTCTAAATTGTTCTGCAATTGTACATCAGTTTGTGAACTTGCCTTGTGAAGCTGATATTAGTGATGGAACAGTCTTAAAATGATAACTGTTATTCCAGTTGTGTAAATGCATGGCTGAGACTTTTTTGGATGTATTCTTTTATATTAATGCGTGACATGATACATTAATGTCCATTCACATAAtagttaatgtattttaatgttacACAACTGTTAtacgtgtgtttttttttcttctattgcgtccccagtgaaataataagaaaacacttaaaattataaagaagagacatttaaaaattgaataataagtggacaccagCCGCTCAGGCGAACATACATTTTTCTCGTGTGTCCGTATtaaaataatttctctgtgtaagtttcgaggacaaagaaatataacaaaatgatctaaagagacgatgagatacgctcttttgttaattttttagccgtcccacttctcttgtcttggttgcgtgtagacagaaatcttgcgagtgctggcaaatgtaagcatatttgtactaattaagcagataatatattgatttaatattattgtcacttttaatttgtaagaggagATTCCGATTTCATGtctgccttccttgaattaacctgcattcgagtaatttacagtgcaacaatcgcagcggccgatgcagccaaagACGGCATTACGTGGagatattaatttataaaaatcagcGGAAGCGGAAACTCGCTCACTAttagcataatatacattttcctccacagccgcccgatgttgcagaaaatacgtagctttaagattcttattttcagtaccacagccgagagccagagccaggactccgattgcaatgcaatggttaacggaggtaagaagaaatactgtTGCGCGTGTGagagccgcaattgtaattaataactacagattttttgctttaaagtgaactgactagccgaggaaattaatacgaAAAGTTTATTCCAGTGTTctacttatatgctcatgttttaagattcagcgagtctaacgttcattaaagtaacaaataatttccactgaagatttatattgttaaaaaagagaacttcacaaaagcatttcattgtaaatcaaaattgaatgaaatattttgattaaggcccgccacgtaagtcggcaacaatcaccattaccaatcaataataaattaaattacgacatCCGACGGACGCGAGACTTCTTTGGCACGGTGGACCTGATGATAGTGTGATCCTAGACCGAAGTCAATGGTCTTTTGTACAATATAGTGTAAAAGCTGTGTATTTCAAAAACAATAAACATATGTTTGCATTTTTTGTCGGTCTTGCAAGATAGGTAGTAAGTTCAGTATAGCaatacatgttccagcatttctccACAACCCAAAAAGATCTTCAAGGTCGACTTGTACCagctttttttcattcttctggcaCTAGCGTCAGTATTctgcaacagtgacttattaaactggtgttTCATTAGTATTCACGCCAGTCGCGCACCCATCATGTTAGGTCAAATGCTTTTGAGTGGAGCAAAGGCTAGGCTCCTTTCGATTGGCACCTCATCTGCTGTACACGATTTTTAGCACCAGTCAAAAgcgtgtcaaatgtttctctaatctacttCATTTCGTACTTGTAAACTCATCACTTCACAAAAAATTTGACGATCTtccttccgaaaaaaaaaaaagaagagtacatatacatggtgttacaaaaaggtacggccaaactttcaggaaacattcctcacacacaaataaagaaaagatgttatgtggacatgtgttcggaaacacttaatttccatgttagagctcattttagttttgtcagtatgtactgtacttcctcgattcaccgccacatgtgtggtctgacgagaatccgcacgcaattgtgcaatcacgtcatcaacacagattttctgcgagcttttgggcaggcattgttggtgatatcttgattgggccccatgttcttccacctacactcaatggagcacgttatcacgatttcatacgggatactctacctgtgctgctagaacatgtgccattacaagtacgacacaacatgtggttcatgcacgatggagctcctgcacatttcagtcgaagtgttcgttcggttctcaacaacagattcggtgaccgatggatcggtagaggcggaccaattctgtggcctccacgctctcctgacctcaaccctgttgactttcatttatgggggcatttgaaagctctcgtctacgcaaccccggtaccaaatgtagagactcttcgtgctcgtattgtggacggctgtgatacaatacgccatcagcgcatcaggaattccatgcaacggaggatggatgcatgtatcctcactaacggaggacattttgaacatttcctgtaacaaagtgtttgaagtcacgctggtacgttctgttgctgtgtgtttccattccatgtgatttgaagagaagtaataaaatgagctctaacatggaacgtaagcgcttccggacacatgtccacataacatattttctttctttgtgtgtgaggaatgtttcctgagagtttggccgtaccgttttgtaacaccctgtatatcttcgtAGCAATTTCTACACTCTTTCGGAAATTCGAGTGTATTTTGCCTGTCTTAAAATGTCGAAAAGAAAGGGTCAGTACTGTTTGTATGCTCTATATTTCACAGTAAGAGACACGACAAGAATTTGACATGTGCACACAGGAGGCAGCTCAGTGGACCACCCCCGCAGCCCCGACTGCCAGCAGCACGAGCAGTGGCAGACCACGCCGGGACACCAGCTGCGACTCTGCTCCATCGCCCTCCGTAGTTGTCTCTTCGCCACCTCCGGCCGGTGCTGCTGCTCCGTCAGACGGGGAGTCAGAACCAGCCTCAGTATCACCCCTCTTCTTCCTCACTAAATAGAACGAGAAACACTTCTACAGTAAGCAGTGAGTATTCTCACTCGTATCTGGACACACAATTTTAGTTATTTTTGATGTTATACAAGTCATACTTTTTCGAAGTAATAACTGTTTTAATAAGACTATCGCTGGTGTTTGTCACATTCGAACTGACtaaatagttaatccccaaaaaacggtactcatgaatttccacactgatcaaaataaaaatccggcacaacctgtaGTATGTATAGATAACCAGAAcattagttctgtcaatgaaactaaatttcttgggattcatatccaggaaaatcttaaatggaacactcatatcacagccctaaattcaaaactatcaaaaatgagctatgtggtaagaattctctgcaacagtactagtgcagaaacagttagggctgtatactttgctcgtgtacattcaatactgaagtacggtatcattttctggggaaatgtacatcaggccataacagttttcaagaaacaaaaggcaattataagaataatgaaacaagtgagcaccagaaaatcatgcaaacatttctttaaagatctaaagatcctaccccttccctgcatttatatactggaagtagtcacgcatgtcaaaaaaagcatactgagaagagaaaacctttttcctcaaaacaaaagtgtccatgattacagtaccaggtcagacagtgacatacatgtcaatcaTTGTTAACACCACATTAtaccaaaaaggtgtatatcatgcaggaacaaaactttacaacagattaccaagacatataaaatctcttactgaactacaaagctttaaaaagtctctgacagcctaccttctgaaaaactgctactattcaatctcacagtatcttatgtaagaaaaaatgtaaattgtatctttaattgtagaaataagttacaaatatacagtatttcaaaaatttgtaattattaactgtatagatccaatttgtcataaaaatttataaaatttatgtttgacatttgaaaatccaatagctaaaaaggttttctgtccaatatcctgtgtacaatatatgtacttaaagaaacttatatagacaaataaataaataaatagactacATAA
This genomic interval carries:
- the LOC124554180 gene encoding uncharacterized protein LOC124554180, with the translated sequence MYIISYAQASLVIIVKTDKPASVHLDKRGCSNLQVCKKEAAQWTTPAAPTASSTSSGRPRRDTSCDSAPSPSVVVSSPPPAGAAAPSDGESEPASVSPLFFLTK